GCATGTCATCCACAACGGCATCGACACCCGTATGTACCGCCCCGACCACGAGACGTCCGCACTGGAACGGATCGGTCTCGACCCCGACCGTCCCTTCGTCCTGTTCGTGGGCCGCGTCACCCGCCAGAAGGGCGTCCCCCATCTGCTGCGCGCGGCCCGCTCCTTCGACCCCGAAGCCCAGCTGGTGCTCTGCGCGGGCGCGCCCGACACCCCGGAGATCGGGCGTGAATTCCAGGAGCTGGTCGAGGAGTTGGAGCGGGACCGGGACGGGGTGCACTGGATCCCCGAGATGCTGCCGCGGCCCCAGGTCATCCAGCTCCTCAGCCACGCCGCGGTGTTCGTCTGCCCCTCGGTGTACGAGCCGCTGGGCATTGTCAATCTGGAGGCCATGGCCTGCGGCACGGCCGTCGTCGCCTCGGCGGTCGGCGGCATCCCAGAGGTGGTGGACGACGGACGCACGGGCCTGCTCGTGCCCTACGACGCGGATCACCCCGAGGACTTCGAGTCGGGTCTCACCCAGTCGGTCAACCGGGTCCTCGACGACGCCGGAGAGGCCGCAAGGATGGGCGCAGCCGGACGGGAGCGTGCCGTGCGGGAGTTCGGCTGGGACCAAGTGGCCCGGCGCACGTACGAGTTGTACGAGGAGTTGCTCAAGCAGCCATAGGCCGCAGCAGGCCTGGCACGCAGAGAGGGGGCGCGATGCGCGGTGGACCTTCGGTGCTCGGGATCGTACTGGCAGGCGGGGAGGGCAAGCGGCTGATGCCGCTCACCGCCGACCGCGCCAAACCGGCGGTGACCTTCGGCGGTATGTACCGCCTCGTCGACTTCGTGCTCTCCAGCCTCGTGAACGGCGACATCCTGCGTATCTGTGTGCTCACCCAGTACAAATCGCACTCGCTGGACCGCCATGTGACCACCACCTGGCGGATGTCGAGCCTGCTCGGCAACTACGTCACGCCCGTGCCTGCTCAGCAGCGGCTCGGCCGGCGCTGGTATCTGGGCAGCGCGGACGCCATCCTGCAGTCCCTCAACCTCGTCAATGACGAACAGCCGGACTACATCGCGGTGTTCGGCGCGGACCACGTCTACCGGATGGATCCGCGGCAGATGCTGCAGCGGCACATCGAGAGCGGCGCGGGCGTCACCGTCGCCGGGATCAAGGTGCCGCGTGCCGAAGCGTCCTCCTTCGGGATCATCACGCCCGCCTCCGACGGAGCGCGGGTGGAGCGCTTCCTGGAGAAGCCCACCGACCCGCCGGGACTGCCCGGCGACCCCGGCCGGGTCTTCGCCTCGATGGGCAACTACCTCTTCTCCACCAAGGTCCTCGTCGACGCGCTCTACCGGGACGCGGAGGACGAGCGCTCGGTCCATGACATGGGCGGCTCGATACTGCCCATGCTCACCGAGCGTGGTGTGGCCCAGCTCTACGACTTCGATGAGAACCATGTGCCCGGCGAGAGCGCGCGGCAGCACGGCTATTGGCGTGATGTGGGCACCATCGACACGTACTACGAAGCCCATATGGATCTGATCCCGGACCGTCCCGTCTTCGACCTCGACAACCGCCGCTGGCCCATCTACACCCACCCCGGCCAGCTGCCGCCCGCCCGCTTCATCGGCGCGGGCATCGCGAGCGAGTCGATCATCAGCCCCGGCTGTGTCGTCCGCGGCCAGGTCACCCGTTCCGTGCTCTCGCCCGGTGTCATGGTGGGCGAGGGAGCGGTGGTGCAGGGCTCGGTGCTCCACGACAACGTGCGTATCGGTCGGGGCGCGGTCGTGCGCGGCTCGATCCTGGACAAGAACGTGGACGTCCCGCCCGGGGCGACGATCGGCGTCAACCCCGAGCGCGACCAGGAGCTTTACACCGTTTCGAAGAACGGGGTCATCGCGCTGGGCAAGGGACAGCCGGTGCTCTGAGGCTCCCGGAGCAACGAAAAGGGGCGGGCGGCTGATTACCGATCGTGCCCATCGGGCATCACAGGGGTGAGGCGCCTGTCGTTGCGCGGACGCCGCCAAAGGCTGCCCCACTCGGTTTTCCTGGCCGGATTCCGCGGCACAGAGATGTGGCCGCAGAATGAAGGAGTGGAGTGATTCCATGCGTGCGCAGAGGCACGTCCCCCGGCGGGCCGCACGCGCGACGTACACCCTGCCGCAGGCGGAGACTTCCGCCCGCTGGGCGCGGCATCTGACGACCGCGTTCCTCACCAGCGGGTGCGGCGAGGAGGTGTCCGGGGGCCAGGTGGAGGATGCGACGCTCGTCGTGTCCGAGCTGGTCACCAACGCCACCCGGCACGGCCGCAGTGCCTGCCGGCTGCGGCTGCGCGTCGGCACCGGTCTGGTCACCGTCGAGGTGGAGGACAGCAGTCCGATACCTCCGCGGCTCTGTTCGGCGCAGGAGACGGACGAGGGCGGACGGGGCATCGCGATGGTGCGTGAGCTCGCGCAGCACTTCGCCGTACGCGGCGGTCCCGGCGGCGGCAAGACCGTACAGGCCGTGCTCGCCGCGTCCTGATGGACCGCGCGTAGGACCCTCAGGCCGGGCGGCTCAGCAGGGCTGGCGCCACACCCCCAGATCGAGCTTCTTGCGCATGGAGCTGAACCCCAACTGCCGTGCCCGCTTGCAGAACGTGTCGACCGGCAGCGCGTACTCGACATGGAAGACCGCCTTGCCGGCCTCGACGAAGGGCGTCAGCGCCGCGCAGTCGCCGTACTGTGCGCACTCCTCGTTCACGGCGAAGTCGAAGTCCCCCACCAGCTGCGGCACTTGAGGGAGATCGTTCTTCAGCCCCACCGACAGGCCGCGGTCGTGCGCGAGGCGCGCGATCATGCGGTTGTACGCGAGCTGGTGTGCCGCGGTCAGCGGAAAGCCGGTCTCGTTGAGATAGGCGTCCAGCAGATCCGGCTCCACCGCGTCGAAGCCGCGCGCCCGGCAGATGTCGATGCGCTTCGCCATCAGCGGGCGCAGGATGTCGAGACGGCGGATGTCCAGCCAGCGCTCGCCCGCCCATCCGTTCTCGCCGCCCAGGACTGCGGCGGGGAACTTCCTGTGGTCGGGGCGGAAGGACTCCCACGCACCCGCGTTGATGTAGCAGATGACCTTGCGGCCGCTGCGGTGGAGCCGGCGGACGGTGGCCGCGTCGTTCTCGAAGCCGTCGATGTCATAGACCGGTACGTCGACGCGGTCGTCGATCCGGCCGTCGAGCTGCCACTGCCACGCGGTCCCGGGCCGCGGCAGCCACCGTGGCTCAGGCGTGGGTTCCGGCGTCGGCGCCGAGCAGGCGGCCAGCAGGAGGAGAGCGAGGGCCAGGAACAGGGTCCGCAGGCGTGGCGTGCGGTTCATGAGGCCTTCCGGAGAGCGGGCGGCAGGGCGGACCAGGGGTTGGGGCCATGGCCGGGGACGGCGCAGTGGACTGCGGCGCGGCGGAGTTCGGCGGTCCGGGCCGCGAGCCCGCAGAGCCCCCTCGGAACGCCGTGCACCAGATGGCAGAAGCGCGTCGGCGGGTGTCCGGCGGTCCAGGAGGGGGCGGCGGGCGCGGCCCGGTAGGTGTCCCAGTCGCCCTCGAAGGTGACCAGCAGATCGGCGAGGGTGGCATAGCCGGGAGCGGGGTGGACGCCCGGATTGAGCGCCAGGGTCCGCCCGCCCCGGGCGCGGGCGGCCCGGGTCAGCCGCCGGTAGTGACGCAGCCCGGCCGCGTCCGGGGCGACCTGATCGAGGAAGAACCCGTCCGTGCCGTACCAGTCGCGGTACCGCTCGAAGTCCTGGGCGACCAGCCGGGCCGGCCGGCGCCCGTAGTCGGTGTCCGCGTACCCCAGCACCCGGACATCCGCCGCCCGCAGCGCGCGTACCACGTCGGCGAACGCGGGGTCGGGGGCGGTGCCGGGCCCGTCGTCGATATTGAGCACGACGCCGTAGAGGAGGGGCGCGGAGACGACGAGCGCCTGCCAGGCATCGGGGTTGACGGCGGGGTGGACGTACATCGGCACGAGGAGCGTCATCCGCGACAGCCCTCCGGGACACGACAGTTGTCCCGGAGGCGACAATGCTCCGGTCCGGGGCGGATCTTCAGGACGAGGCGGATCATCGCGCCGCCCGGGACGGGGTCCGGGACTCCCACAGGTCCGTGAGCGAGTCGGTCAAGGTGTGCTCCGGGTGCCAGTCCAGGGCGGCGCGCGCCGCCGCGATGTCCGCGCACTGCCAGGAGACGGCCGTCGAGCGGGCCGAGCCGTCGCCCGTCTCCTCGAGGTGGCCGCGGAATCCGGCCACCCGCACCAGGGACGCGGCCAGTTCCCGAGCGGCGGTCGCGCTGCCGCTGCCGATGTTGAGCACCGGCGGCAGCGGTCCCTGCGTGGTCGCCGCGCGGACGGCCGCGGCCGCCACGTCCCGTACATCGACGAAGTCACGGTGCGCGGACAGGTCGCCGACCCGGACGACGCCTTCGTCGCCTGCCCGCACCAGCTCCGTGGCGAGCCGGCCCGCAAGGCCCGCGGGGGGCGCGCCCGGACCGACGGGGTTGAAGACCCGGAGTACGACCGCGTCGAGTCCCGAGGACGTCACGGCGACCGTCCCGGCGAGCTTGGTGGCCCCGTACGGACTCAGCGGCCGGGTGGCTGCCGATTCGGTGACCGGCTCGCCGGGTGCGGTCGGTCCGTACTCCGCGGCGGATCCGAGATGGACCAGCCGGGCGGCGGGCGCGGCGTCCCGCAGCGCCTCGCACAGCGCCGCCGGACCGCGTGCGTTGACATCGGTGAGGTGTACGGCGCTGCCGGCCACCAGGCCCGCGCAGTTGACGACGACGGAGGGCGCGGCCGCGTGCAGCGCGTCCGCGAGGACGCCGGGACCGGCCGTGAGGTCGAGCGGCACATCGGAGGCCGCCGACCGCCCGCCGACGAGCAGCCGCACGCCCGGCAGGGCGCGCAGCAGCTCGGCGGTGTGCCCGCCCAGGAATCCGGTGGAGCCCAGGAGGAGGATGCGCACGGGAACCCTCACGCTCCCTTGAGGAGGAGGCCGCGGTGGGTGGTGAACTCCGCGTTCGCCCGGTCGTAGTCGTCGGGCCGGCCGATGTCGAGCCAGTAGCCGTCGAAGTCGTAGGCGTGCGGCGGGTTCTGGGCCTTGAGCAGGTCCAGTACGAGCTCGTCGAAGCCCAGCGGCAGACCGGGCGTGTAGCCCGCGAGGGTGTCCCGGGTGAGTCCGTACACGCCCATCGAGACGCGGTAGTCCATGCTCGGCTTCTCGGCGAAGCCGACGACCTTGCCCAGCTCGGTGGTGAGTACGCCGAAGTCGATGGCGACCTTGCGGGCGTAGGTGGCGACGGTGAGCGGTGCGTCGGACTCGCGGTGCTGCCGGACGACGTCCCCGTAGTCGAGGTCGGTGAGGATGTCACCGTTCATGACGAGGAACTCGTCGGGCAGCCGGTCCATCATCGTCAGGAGCGGGCCCATGGTGCCGAGCGGGCTCTCCTCGGTGGAGTAGCCGACGCGCAGGCCCCACTGAGAGCCGTTGCCGACGTACGCGCGGATGATGTGTCCGAGGTGGCCGATGGCGATGGTGCAGCTGGTGAACCCGGACTGGGCCAGCTGGCGCAGCACTATCTCGAGGATCGCGTGCTGGTCGCCGATCGGCACCAGAGGCTTCGGCAAGGCGGTCGTGTACGGCCGCAGCCGGACGCCCTTGCCTCCTGCGAGGATCACTGCATGCATGGAGACTCCCCTGTGAGTCGCTTGCGGTCGCGGTCGGTCGATCGCGGCCGGACGTGACAGTCGGTTGTGCCAGCCGGTGGTGGCAGTCGGTGGTGGCAGTCGGACGTGCTCGGACGAGCGCGGTCAGATGTTGTAGATGCCGGTCTTGAAGCGGGCGAGGTTCGCCGGGTCGCGGAAGAAGTCGATGGTGTGCGCGAGCCCGTCCGCGAGTTCGTACTCGGGCTGCCAGCCGGTGGCCGTACGCAGCCGGGTGGCGTCCGCCACCAGCCGCATCACTTCGGAGCCCGCCGGCCGGATGCGCTCCTCGTCCTCGCGTACGTCGAGGTCGGTGTCCATCAACTTGCCGATGAGCCGGGTGAGTTCACCCACCGAGATCTCGCCGCCGGTCCCGGCGTTGAAGGTGCGGCCGACGACGGCTTCGGCCGGCGCCGTGCCGACGGTGAGAAAGGCGCGCGCGGTGTCCTTCACGTACAGGAAGTCGCGGGTGGGGCGCAGGTCCCCGAGGGTGATGACCCGCTCTCCGGCCGCGACCTGGCCGATGACGGTCGGGATGACCGCGCGCATCGACTGGCGCGGCCCGAAGGTGTTGAACGGGCGCAGCGTGACCACCGGAGTGCCGAAGCTGGCGTGGTAGCTGTCCGCCAGCCGGTCCCCGCCCGCCTTCGAAGCGGCGTACGGGGACTGGGTGTTGATGGGGTGGTCCTCGGTGATCGGCACGGTCTGCGCGGTGCCGTACGTCTCGCTGGTCGAGGTGTGCACCAGGCGCGGGATCCCCAGTCTGCGCACCACTTCCAGCACATTGAGCGTGCCCGTGACATTGGTGTCCACGTAACTGTGCGGAGCCTGGTAGGAGTACGGGATCGCGATGAGCGCGGCGAGGTGGTAGACGGCCTCGGCGCCCTCGGCGAGCTGATGGACGGAGCCCGGGTCGCGGATGTCCCCGAGGACGATCTCGACCTGGTCGAGGACGTCGGGGGAGAGGGTCTCCAGCCATCCGTAGGAGGAGAAGGAGTTGTACTGGGCCATGGCGCGGACCCGGAAGCCGGAGGCGACGAGCGTCTCGGTGAGATGGGATCCGATGAAGCCCTCGGCTCCGGTGACGGCGACGAGTGCGTTCGATGTCACGAAAGCTGCTCCTTTTGTCGGTGGTTCGGTTGTGGAAGGGGTCAGCGGTGTGCGGTGGGCCGGCCGAGCAGCCGGCAGGCCCCGCCGACCAGAACGGCCGCCGCTGCGATACGAAAGATCAACTGGGTGGGGCCCGGTGGCAGCCCGGCCGACGGGGCGACGGCCTCCGCCGCCGCGGCGACGAGACATACGGCGGCCGGCATCCAGGCCACCGAGAACGCCTGGAGCAGCAGCGCCGTCCAGAGCACGGCCCCCAGGCCGAGCAGAGGCGCGGGACCGGTACCCGCAGCCAGCGCGCCCAGCGCCAGCAGCGCCAGATACGCGCCGAGGCAGAGCGCCAGAGCCCGGCCCGCGCGCAGGGTGAAGCCGCGTGAGGTGGTGCTCTCGCGCAGCCCTGCGACGGCGAGCGAGCGGAAGCGGTACAGCAGCCACTCGGCGAAGCCCATGCTCAGGGTGAGTACGACGACCGAGCGCGGATCATCGGCACCGGCCAGCGCCGCGAGCACGCCGGCGGCCAGCCCGAACAGCCCGTACGGCAGCGAGCGCAGCAGCTTGGGCGTGGCTCCGGCGGCCGTGGGCGCGGACCGCAGCGCGTCCCGAGTGGCGTGCCCGGCGGCGGCGACCGCGAGAAGCACCGTCGCCAGCAGCAGTCCCAGCGCGAGTGCCGCCGGGAGCCGCCACAGGAAGGTGGCTCCCGCACCCGCGGCGACGGGCAGCAGGGTGAGCAGCAGGGCCCGTTCACGGCCGAGGACGAGCAGGACGCTCGCCGCGGCGAGATAGCAGGACTGCCCGGCGGCGAACGCCGCGCCGGTACCGGGCCCGGAGACGAGCAGGCCCGTGGCGGCGGCCCCGAGCGCACCGAGCGGGCCGCCGATCCGCAGGGTGCGTCCGGCGGCGGCCCGCCCCCCGGCCGCCAGCCGCAGATACGCCCGGTGGCTGAGCGCCTGGTTCCACGCCCAGGCGGCGAGCGCCGAGGCGATGAGCCCGGAGACGTCCGCCGTGCCGTGCCAGAGCCCGGCACCCAGGACGTACGCCAGTCCGGGCAGCGCGAAGACCAGACCGCGCAGTGCGCAGCGCAGATGGTCGGGCCGCCAGGGGTCGGGTGCGGGCGGCGGCTCCGGGTAGTGGCGGGGGACCCGTGCGTAGAGGTCCTCGGCGAGCGTGAACAGATCAGGACGCGCGTAGCGTTCGGTGATCTGATCACCAGTCAGGCCATCGGACTCCAGGAGCGCGGCCACCTCGTACGGATGGACGGCGACCGCGACCTGCTCGACCAGCCGCTCGGCCAGCTCGTCGATCGGGTCCTCCGCCCAGCTGGGCCGGGCGCGGGTCCGGGACCGCGGTCTGGGTATGACGGGCAACGTGTCGCCCTCGCCGGGCACCAGGCGCAGCGGGCCGCTCATGCGAGAACCCCCGCGGGCTGCTCGGTCGCCCAGGTACCGGCCGCCGACTCGGCTGCCCCCAGGGCGAGTTCGAGATAGATGGAGCGGAAGGTGTCGACCGTCTGCCGGAGTGTGAACTGCTCGATCACCCGCAGCCGCGCCGCATCGCCCATCGCCGCCCTGCGCGCGGGATCGCGCAGCAGCTCCAGCGCCGCACGGGCCATCGCCTCCGGCTCCCGAGGCGGCACGACGAGCCCACTGTCGCCGACGGCCTCGCGCACACCGCCGACATCGGTGGAGACGGTGGCCCGGCCGCAGGACATGGCCTCGATCAGCGTGAACGGGAAGCCCTCGCTGATGCTGGAGAGCATCACCACGTTGCCGGCCGCGTACGCGTCCCGTATGTCGTCCACGCGTCCCTCGAAGGTGACGGCATCGCCGTGTCCGAGCTCGGCGGCGAGCTTCTCGCAGCGCTCGCGGTACGCCTCGCCGCCGCGCGGCGTGCCGCCGAAGAGCCGCAGCCGCGCCCCGGGTATCTCCTTCCGTACGAGCGCGAAGGCGCGGATCAGCGTCTGAAGATCCTTGATCGGGTCGACGCGGCCCGCCCAGCTGAGCGTGGGCGCACCGGGCTCGGGTCCCGCGGGCGGGAACGCCGCCGGATCGACGCCGTTGTAGACCGTGCGGATGAGCCGCGGGTCTGCCCCGCCGCGCTCCTCCCACAGCCGGTTGTAGCGATTGCCCGGCGTCACCAGCGAGGCCACGCGGTACGTCTCCTCGGCGAGCAGCCGGAAGAAGCCGAGCAGCAGCGCCTTCACCGGCCAGCGGTAGGGGCCGGTGCGGTAGCCGAGATAGCGCTCGCGCAGATAGACCCCGTGCTCGGTGAGCAACAGCGGTACGCCGTGCAGCTGCCGGGCCGCCAGACCGGGCAGCGCCGCGATGCCCCCGCTGACCGCGTGCGCGACGCCGTGCTCGGGCGGCGCCGCTGCCAGTGGCCGCAGCGCGTGCTCCAGCAGGTCGGTGGCGGTCAGCGCGTCGTGCAGGGTGGGCCGGGCCGCGTACACCGGCAGATCGCGCCGGTTCCAGACGCCCACCAGGGTGCGGACGGCCCGGTCGGTGCGCAGCGCCGGTGCGAGTACGCCGTCACGGGCCAAGTGGGCCAGCTCGTACAGCGCGGGCCCGAAGTGCGCCTCCGCCGCCGGGTCGAGCAGCGAGGTCAGGAACCTCTCGTAGGCGGCCATCAGCCGCCGCAGCCGACGGCCGCGCGGCGCGGCCCCGGTCGGGTCGGGACCCCACATGGGGACGGAGACGGGCGGTGAGACATGGGCGGGCAGCTCCCAGGCGAGGGATTCCCGTCCGGTGCCGGTCACCGCGATGACCTGGAAGTCGAAGTCGGGCATTCCGCCGACGAGTTGATCGCACCAGACGCTCACGCCGCCGTGGCTGTGCGGATAGGTGCCTTCGGTGAGGAGGGTGACCATGGGCGCGCCGGACCGCGGCGCGCGAAGGGACTCGGCCATGTGGAACTGCTCCCCTGGGTGCGGGTAAGGGAAGGGGGCGCCTCGCCCGTCGGGCGGGCAGGGCGCGTCGAGCGTGCGGTGCCGGGGCAGGGCTCGGCCGGCCCCGGGACCGCGTGGAGTGGGTGCGTACCGGTGGGTGGCCTCGGGTAGGGGTCGTCAGCCCGTCACGCCGTACGGAACGTGGCGGAGCACGCCCGACGGCAGCGGCAGCCGTGGTGCGGCGGGCGAGACCTGTGGGGCCTTCGCCGCCTTGCCGGTGCGGGCTCCGGCGGGCACCGAGGCGGCCGGCAGGGAGAGCGTGACCCGGTCCTGGAGCAGTCCGGGCGCGACCCAGCCGGAGGCCGAACCGGCGTACGGGCTGCCGAAGGCGGCGTCGCCGAGGAACAGGCTCTGCCGGGTGCCGGCCGGCATGGTGGCGGTGACCCTGACCCCGCTGGGCGCCTGGACGGTGACGTCGTCGCCGATGCGGTACGCGCTCACGTGCCCCGCCTTGACGGCGGTGTTCCAGGCGGCGCGGTGGCGCAGCTCCGCCCCGATGTCGCGCTGGCGCAGACTGACCAGCGGGGTGTTGTCCGCGTACAGCGCGGTGTAACCGTCGAGGATGCGGTTCAGCACCGGGTAGACGATGCGGTCCTCGGCGAGGTTGGACTGGTGGACGTAGTGCGGCCGGGGGTCGTTGGCCAGGACATGGCCGAGACCGATGCGGGCCTCCAGCGGCACCACGTAGTCCGTGTACCCGGTGACCGTGTCGAGCGGTTCCTCCAGGCAGGTGGAGTTGGCCGCGGTCTCACAGATGCCGCTGCCGCCGTCGGCCGCCCGGGTGTAGATCCAGTTGTACTCGTCGATCATCTCGGTCGTGCGGCCCGCGTTGTAGAAGACGTTCATCGGGTAGCGGGGCACCGTGAGGGCGGGGCCGACCCGGCGCTGGGCGCGGTCGCGGGAGTTGTCGGAGCCGAGCCAGGTGACGGAGTTGTCGGCGAGGGCGGGCCCGAGGTTCGGGTTGTCGTCGGGCTGCTGAGGCAGGATCTTCAGCCCGGAGTGCTCACCCGTGACCAACTCGTCGTTCTGCAGCGGGAGTCCGGCGCGCAGGCCCCAGCCGCGGTTGTCCGCGATCTGCCCGGAGATCTCGGCCCTGGTGACGTACCGCGTACTGCCGTCGGCGTTCTCGGCGCACACCCAGGGGACTACGGTGACGTTCTGGACGCAGCCGAGGAAGGGGTGGTTGTAGGTGTGGTTCACCCAGCGGTAGGCGTTCTTGTCGGCGATCAGCTGCTGCGCGAGCGGGTCGCTGCCGCCGTTCTCCTCCTTGAACAGTTCGCTGCCGCCGCCGTTGAAGACCATGTCGAGGGTGAAGCGCTTGGCGGCGGACCACTGGGCCGCGTACCGCGCGTCCGCGGGCGTCATCCGGATCGGGTCCGGCTCGCCCTGTCCCGGTGGGCAGTCCACGTCGCCCGGGGTGCAGTTGAGCACGGTGTCCCAGCGGTCGTCGGCGCCGAAGACGTCGTCCACGTGGACGGCGAAGTAGTTGCGGGCCGCGCCGATCCGGACGCCCTGGGTC
The Streptomyces lunaelactis genome window above contains:
- a CDS encoding ATP-binding protein, with amino-acid sequence MRAQRHVPRRAARATYTLPQAETSARWARHLTTAFLTSGCGEEVSGGQVEDATLVVSELVTNATRHGRSACRLRLRVGTGLVTVEVEDSSPIPPRLCSAQETDEGGRGIAMVRELAQHFAVRGGPGGGKTVQAVLAAS
- a CDS encoding endo alpha-1,4 polygalactosaminidase, translating into MNRTPRLRTLFLALALLLLAACSAPTPEPTPEPRWLPRPGTAWQWQLDGRIDDRVDVPVYDIDGFENDAATVRRLHRSGRKVICYINAGAWESFRPDHRKFPAAVLGGENGWAGERWLDIRRLDILRPLMAKRIDICRARGFDAVEPDLLDAYLNETGFPLTAAHQLAYNRMIARLAHDRGLSVGLKNDLPQVPQLVGDFDFAVNEECAQYGDCAALTPFVEAGKAVFHVEYALPVDTFCKRARQLGFSSMRKKLDLGVWRQPC
- the pelF gene encoding GT4 family glycosyltransferase PelF — protein: MAESLRAPRSGAPMVTLLTEGTYPHSHGGVSVWCDQLVGGMPDFDFQVIAVTGTGRESLAWELPAHVSPPVSVPMWGPDPTGAAPRGRRLRRLMAAYERFLTSLLDPAAEAHFGPALYELAHLARDGVLAPALRTDRAVRTLVGVWNRRDLPVYAARPTLHDALTATDLLEHALRPLAAAPPEHGVAHAVSGGIAALPGLAARQLHGVPLLLTEHGVYLRERYLGYRTGPYRWPVKALLLGFFRLLAEETYRVASLVTPGNRYNRLWEERGGADPRLIRTVYNGVDPAAFPPAGPEPGAPTLSWAGRVDPIKDLQTLIRAFALVRKEIPGARLRLFGGTPRGGEAYRERCEKLAAELGHGDAVTFEGRVDDIRDAYAAGNVVMLSSISEGFPFTLIEAMSCGRATVSTDVGGVREAVGDSGLVVPPREPEAMARAALELLRDPARRAAMGDAARLRVIEQFTLRQTVDTFRSIYLELALGAAESAAGTWATEQPAGVLA
- a CDS encoding nucleotidyltransferase family protein; translation: MHAVILAGGKGVRLRPYTTALPKPLVPIGDQHAILEIVLRQLAQSGFTSCTIAIGHLGHIIRAYVGNGSQWGLRVGYSTEESPLGTMGPLLTMMDRLPDEFLVMNGDILTDLDYGDVVRQHRESDAPLTVATYARKVAIDFGVLTTELGKVVGFAEKPSMDYRVSMGVYGLTRDTLAGYTPGLPLGFDELVLDLLKAQNPPHAYDFDGYWLDIGRPDDYDRANAEFTTHRGLLLKGA
- a CDS encoding spherulation-specific family 4 protein, which encodes MTLLVPMYVHPAVNPDAWQALVVSAPLLYGVVLNIDDGPGTAPDPAFADVVRALRAADVRVLGYADTDYGRRPARLVAQDFERYRDWYGTDGFFLDQVAPDAAGLRHYRRLTRAARARGGRTLALNPGVHPAPGYATLADLLVTFEGDWDTYRAAPAAPSWTAGHPPTRFCHLVHGVPRGLCGLAARTAELRRAAVHCAVPGHGPNPWSALPPALRKAS
- the glgC gene encoding glucose-1-phosphate adenylyltransferase, with amino-acid sequence MRGGPSVLGIVLAGGEGKRLMPLTADRAKPAVTFGGMYRLVDFVLSSLVNGDILRICVLTQYKSHSLDRHVTTTWRMSSLLGNYVTPVPAQQRLGRRWYLGSADAILQSLNLVNDEQPDYIAVFGADHVYRMDPRQMLQRHIESGAGVTVAGIKVPRAEASSFGIITPASDGARVERFLEKPTDPPGLPGDPGRVFASMGNYLFSTKVLVDALYRDAEDERSVHDMGGSILPMLTERGVAQLYDFDENHVPGESARQHGYWRDVGTIDTYYEAHMDLIPDRPVFDLDNRRWPIYTHPGQLPPARFIGAGIASESIISPGCVVRGQVTRSVLSPGVMVGEGAVVQGSVLHDNVRIGRGAVVRGSILDKNVDVPPGATIGVNPERDQELYTVSKNGVIALGKGQPVL
- a CDS encoding NAD-dependent epimerase/dehydratase family protein, which encodes MRILLLGSTGFLGGHTAELLRALPGVRLLVGGRSAASDVPLDLTAGPGVLADALHAAAPSVVVNCAGLVAGSAVHLTDVNARGPAALCEALRDAAPAARLVHLGSAAEYGPTAPGEPVTESAATRPLSPYGATKLAGTVAVTSSGLDAVVLRVFNPVGPGAPPAGLAGRLATELVRAGDEGVVRVGDLSAHRDFVDVRDVAAAAVRAATTQGPLPPVLNIGSGSATAARELAASLVRVAGFRGHLEETGDGSARSTAVSWQCADIAAARAALDWHPEHTLTDSLTDLWESRTPSRAAR
- a CDS encoding SDR family NAD(P)-dependent oxidoreductase gives rise to the protein MTSNALVAVTGAEGFIGSHLTETLVASGFRVRAMAQYNSFSSYGWLETLSPDVLDQVEIVLGDIRDPGSVHQLAEGAEAVYHLAALIAIPYSYQAPHSYVDTNVTGTLNVLEVVRRLGIPRLVHTSTSETYGTAQTVPITEDHPINTQSPYAASKAGGDRLADSYHASFGTPVVTLRPFNTFGPRQSMRAVIPTVIGQVAAGERVITLGDLRPTRDFLYVKDTARAFLTVGTAPAEAVVGRTFNAGTGGEISVGELTRLIGKLMDTDLDVREDEERIRPAGSEVMRLVADATRLRTATGWQPEYELADGLAHTIDFFRDPANLARFKTGIYNI
- the glgA gene encoding glycogen synthase, producing MKVGLLTREYPPDVYGGAGVHVEFLARELRALAELEVHCWGEGAAEGVLRHQALAGLEGANDALRTFSVDLAMAAELEGRELVHSHTWYASLAGHLAKLLYGVPHVMTAHSLEPLRPWKAEQLGGGYALSSWAERTAIEAADAVIAVSRRMRADILACYPALDPDRVHVIHNGIDTRMYRPDHETSALERIGLDPDRPFVLFVGRVTRQKGVPHLLRAARSFDPEAQLVLCAGAPDTPEIGREFQELVEELERDRDGVHWIPEMLPRPQVIQLLSHAAVFVCPSVYEPLGIVNLEAMACGTAVVASAVGGIPEVVDDGRTGLLVPYDADHPEDFESGLTQSVNRVLDDAGEAARMGAAGRERAVREFGWDQVARRTYELYEELLKQP